The DNA region TGCATCAATAATTTATTTTTAGTAAATACACAAAAGAAAGAAGGTGATTTTTTTAAACAGTTTGATAATTTAAAAGCAATTTTAAATTTTTTTAAGGAAAAGGAAAGTAAATGAAAATAGCAATCACAGGTGGTGCAGGATTTATAGGATCTCAACTTGCTTTAAATTTGCAAGAAGAACATGAAATTTTAATTATAGATAAAATGCGTAGTAGTGCTGTTTTTGAAAACGGTAATTTGCAAAGTTTTGGGCATTTTAAAAATTTACTTGAATTTAATGGAGAGCTTTTTGTAGGTGATATTAGCGATGAAAAAGTGTTGAAAAAAATTGAAGATTTTAAACCTGAGGTGATTTTTCATCAAGCAGCTATTTCAGATACAACAGTTTTTGATCAAACTAAGGTTTTGCAAACAAATCTTAATACTTTTAAAGATTTTATAGAGCTTAGCATTAAACTTCATGCAAAATTAATTTATGCTAGTTCAGCTTCTGTTTATGGTGATGCTTTAAGCCCACAAACTGTAGGAAAAGATGAAGAACCAAAAAATCCTTATGCTTTTTCAAAATTTATGATGGATAAGCTTGCTAGTAAATACTATGATAAGGCACATTTGGTAGGGCTTAGATATTTTAACGTTTATGGTAAGGGAGAATTTTATAAAAATAAAACTGCTTCTATGATTTTACAATTTGCCCATCAAATTTTAGCAGGAAAAAACCCACGTTTATTTGAAGGTAGTGATAAAATTTATAGGGATTTTACTTATATAAAAGATACTATTAGTGCCAATTTGGTAGCCCTTTCTTCAAAATGTGGGGTTTATAATGTAGGAAGTGGTCAAGCAAGAACTTTTCAAGATATCGTTGATATTTTACAAAAAGAACTTAATACAAATTTGCCTTGTGAATATATTCCAAATCCTTATGTAAAATCTTATCAATTTCACACTCAAGCTAAACTTGATTCAACTTGGCTTTATGAGCCAAAATTTAGTCTTGAAGAAGGAATAAAAGATTATTTAGTAGAGATAAAAAGGCTTTTTGAAAAGGAAGTGAATGCTTGAATTTTTAAGTCAGCAAAAACCTAAAATTTTAGTTGTAGGGGATTTTATGGTGGATAATTACATTTGGTGTGATTGTTCACGTGTGAGTCCTGAAGCTCCTGTTTTGGTAGCAAAAACTTTAAAAGAAGATAAAAGACTTGGTGGAGCTGCAAATGTTTATATTAATTTACAAAGTCTTGGTGCTGAAGTTTTTTCACTTGGAGTTGTAGGGGATGATGAGGGTGGAGATTTTTTAAAAAAGAATTTAAAAGGAAAATTTTTAACTCAAAAAGGACGTAAAACACCTTTTAAAAATCGCATTATGGCGCGTAATCAACAGGTTTTAAGACTTGATGAAGAGGATATAAGTGTTATTTTGCTTGAAAATGAACTTATAGCTTTATTTAATGAAGAAATTAAAGATTTTACAGCTGTGGTTTTAAGTGATTATGCTAAGGGTGTTTTAACTCCTAAAGTTTGCAAGGCTATGATAAAAAAGGCTAATGCTTTAAATATCCCTATTTTAGTAGATCCTAAAGGAAATGATTTTAGTAAATATAATGGTGCAACTTTACTCACACCTAATAAAAAAGAAGCTTTACAAGCTTTAAAATTTGATAATTTAGAGGGTGAAAATTTAGAAAAAGGTATTAAAAAATTAAAAGATAATTTTTCTTTGCGTTATTCTATTATCACACTTTCAGAAGCAGGGATTGCTTTTTTTGATGAAAGTTTACATATAGTTCCTGCTAAGGCTTTAGAAGTTTATGATGTAACAGGAGCGGGTGATAGTGTGATTGCTGTATTAGCTTTTTGTTTGGCTAATGGGATTGAAATTTTAAAAGCTTGTGAAATTGCAAATGAAGCAGCTGCGGTTGTAGTGAG from Campylobacter hepaticus includes:
- the rfaD gene encoding ADP-glyceromanno-heptose 6-epimerase → MKIAITGGAGFIGSQLALNLQEEHEILIIDKMRSSAVFENGNLQSFGHFKNLLEFNGELFVGDISDEKVLKKIEDFKPEVIFHQAAISDTTVFDQTKVLQTNLNTFKDFIELSIKLHAKLIYASSASVYGDALSPQTVGKDEEPKNPYAFSKFMMDKLASKYYDKAHLVGLRYFNVYGKGEFYKNKTASMILQFAHQILAGKNPRLFEGSDKIYRDFTYIKDTISANLVALSSKCGVYNVGSGQARTFQDIVDILQKELNTNLPCEYIPNPYVKSYQFHTQAKLDSTWLYEPKFSLEEGIKDYLVEIKRLFEKEVNA
- the rfaE1 gene encoding D-glycero-beta-D-manno-heptose-7-phosphate kinase; the protein is MLEFLSQQKPKILVVGDFMVDNYIWCDCSRVSPEAPVLVAKTLKEDKRLGGAANVYINLQSLGAEVFSLGVVGDDEGGDFLKKNLKGKFLTQKGRKTPFKNRIMARNQQVLRLDEEDISVILLENELIALFNEEIKDFTAVVLSDYAKGVLTPKVCKAMIKKANALNIPILVDPKGNDFSKYNGATLLTPNKKEALQALKFDNLEGENLEKGIKKLKDNFSLRYSIITLSEAGIAFFDESLHIVPAKALEVYDVTGAGDSVIAVLAFCLANGIEILKACEIANEAAAVVVSKIGSVSVSFDEIQSLKQMNFEKKIKNREELLKILKQNTKKVVFTNGCFDIVHFGHIKYLEKAKRLGDILVVGLNSDSSVKRLKGEKRPINSQFQRACMLAAFYFVDFVVIFEEDTPLELISFLKPDILVKGADYKDKDIIGSNLVSKVELIDFEEGFSTSNIIKQIKDKK